One genomic segment of Passer domesticus isolate bPasDom1 chromosome 21, bPasDom1.hap1, whole genome shotgun sequence includes these proteins:
- the CACTIN gene encoding splicing factor Cactin isoform X2, which yields MGSGSRSPARGGRADRDRDRERSRSGSHGRRHRSRSKSRSRSRSRSRGRGREPSSGSDSGDERQKWKKKKRSRSRDRHRKERRKQRSRSRGCSSGSSPERGRDRAARSRERRRRRDGSRSSVSSVSSPSPPRPRGREEPGQQLSLQERLRLREEKKKQAALMKALETPEEKRARRLAKKEAKERKKREKMGWGEEYMGYTNTDNPFGDNNLLGTFIWSKALEKKGISHLDEKDLKERNKRIQEDNRLELQKVKQLRLEREREKAMREQELEMLQREKEAEHFKTWEEQEDNFHLQQAKLRSKIRIRDGRAKPIDLLAKYISAEDDDLAVEMHEPYTFLNGLTVSDMEDLVEDIQVYMELEQGKNVDFWRDMTIITEDEIAKLRKLEASGKGGPGERRDGVNASVSSDVQSVFKGKTYNQLQALYQGIESKIRAGGPNLDIGYWESLLQQLKAYMARARLRERHQDVLRQKLYKLKQEQGVESEPLFPIIKREPASPSDRLDPEESLEAQPGPSSEPEAEQDTEAKGEAEGEAVLMEEDLIQQSLDDYDAGKYSPRLLGPNELPFDAHVLEAEEDTHRLLLLRQQLQVTGDASESTDDIFFRKAKEGMGADEAQFSVEMPLTGKAYLWADKYRPRKPRFFNRVHTGFEWNKYNQTHYDFDNPPPKIVQGYKFNIFYPDLIDKRSTPEYFLEACQDNKDFAILRFHAGPPYEDIAFKIVNREWEYSHRHGFRCQFANGIFQLWFHFKRYRYRR from the exons ATGGGCTCCGGGTcgcgcagcccggcccggggcggCCGCgcggaccgggaccgggaccggga GCGCTCGCGGTCCGGGAGCCACGGGCGGCGACACCGCAGCCGGAGCAAGAGCCGGAGCCGGAGCCGCAGTCGGAGTCGGGGCCGAGGCCGGGAGCCGAGCTCTGG CTCGGACTCCGGCGATGAGaggcagaaatggaaaaagaagaaaagaagccGTAGCCGGGACCGGCACCGTAAGGAGCGGCGGAAACAGCGCTCACggtcccggggctgctcctccgGCTCCAGCCCGGAGCGCGGGCGGGACAGGGCAGCGCGGAGCCGGGAGCGGCGCCGCAGGAGGGACGGATCCAGGTCCTCCGTGTCCTCCGTCAGCTCCCCGtccccgccgcggccccgcggccgggaggagccggggcagcagctgagcctgCAGGAGCGGCTGAGGCTGagggaggagaagaagaaacaGGCGGCTCTGATGAAGGCCCTGGAGACGCCCGAGGAGAAGCGGGCACGGAGGCTGGCCAAGAAGGAGgccaaggagaggaagaagcGGGAGAAGATGGGCTGGGGTGAGGAGTACATGGGCTACACCAACACCGACAATCCCTTTGGGGACAACAACCTCCTGGGCACATTCATCTGGAGCAAg gcactggaaaagaaagggaTCAGCCATCTGGACGAGAAGGACCtgaaggagaggaacaagcgAATCCAGGAGGACAATcgcctggagctgcagaag gtgaagcagctgcGCCTGGAGCGGGAACGGGAAAAAGCCatgagggagcaggagctggagatgCTGCAGCGGGAGAAGGAGGCAGAGCACTTCAAAacctgggaagagcaggaggaCAACTTCCACTTGCAGCAGGCTAAGCTGCG GTCTAAGATCCGGATTCGGGATGGGAGGGCGAAGCCCATCGATCTTCTGGCCAAGTACATCAGTGCAGAGGATGATGACCTGGCTGTGGAGATGCACGAGCCCTACACCTTCCTCAATGGTTTAACTGTCTCCGACATGGAGGACCTGGTGGAGGACATTCAg GTGTACATGGAGCTGGAGCAAGGAAAGAACGTGGACTTCTGGAGGGACATGACCATCATCACAGAGGATGAGATAGCCAAGCTGCGCAAGCTGGAGGCCTCTGGGAAAGGAGGACCAG GGGAGCGTCGGGATGGCGTCAACGCCTCGGTCAGCTCGGATGTGCAGTCTGTGTTCAAGGGGAAGACGTACAACCAGCTGCAAGCTCTGTACCAGGGCATCGAGAGCAAGATCCGGGCGGGAGGGCCCAACCTGGACATTGGGTACTGGGAgagcctcctgcagcagctgaaggctTACATGGCTCGGGCCAG GTTGCGGGAGCGGCACCAGGACGTGCTGCGTCAGAAGCTGTACAAGCtgaagcaggagcagggtgtggAGAGTGAACCGCTCTTCCCCATCATCAAGCGGGAGCCAGCTTCGCCCAGTGACAG GCTGGATCCCGAGGAGAGCCttgaggcacagccagggccatcctcagagccagaggcagagcaggacaCAGAGGCCAAGGGAGAGGCAGAGGGGGAGGCCGTGCTGATGGAGGAGGATCTgatccagcagagcctggatgACTACGATGCGGGCAAGTACAGCCCCCGGCTGCTGGGCCCCAATGAGCTGCCCTTCGACGCCCACGTGCTGGAGGCCGAGGAGGACACGCAccggctgctgctcctgcgccagcagctccaggtgacag GTGACGCCTCCGAGAGCACCGACGACATCTTCTTCCGTAAGGCCAAGGAGGGCATGGGCGCGGACGAGGCGCAGTTCAGCGTGGAGATGCCGCTCACGGGCAAGGCCTATCTGTGGGCTGACAAGTACCGGCCCCGCAAGCCGCGCTTCTTCAACCGCGTGCACACGGGCTTCGAGTGGAACAAGTACAACCAGACCCACTACGACTTCGACAACCCCCCGCCCAAGATCGTGCAGGGCTACAAGTTCAACATCTTCTACCCCGACCTCATTGACAAGCGCTCGACGCCCGAGTACTTCCTGGAGGCCTGCCAGGACAACAAGGACTTTGCCATCCTGCGCTTCCATGCCGGACCACCCTACGAGGACATCGCCTTCAAGATCGTCAACAGGGAGTGGGAGTATTCCCACCGCCACGGCTTCCGCTGCCAGTTTGCCAATGGCATCTTCCAGCTCTGGTTCCACTTCAAGCGGTACCGGTACCGCCGGTGA
- the CACTIN gene encoding splicing factor Cactin isoform X1, with amino-acid sequence MGSGSRSPARGGRADRDRDRERSRSGSHGRRHRSRSKSRSRSRSRSRGRGREPSSGSDSGDERQKWKKKKRSRSRDRHRKERRKQRSRSRGCSSGSSPERGRDRAARSRERRRRRDGSRSSVSSVSSPSPPRPRGREEPGQQLSLQERLRLREEKKKQAALMKALETPEEKRARRLAKKEAKERKKREKMGWGEEYMGYTNTDNPFGDNNLLGTFIWSKALEKKGISHLDEKDLKERNKRIQEDNRLELQKVKQLRLEREREKAMREQELEMLQREKEAEHFKTWEEQEDNFHLQQAKLRSKIRIRDGRAKPIDLLAKYISAEDDDLAVEMHEPYTFLNGLTVSDMEDLVEDIQVYMELEQGKNVDFWRDMTIITEDEIAKLRKLEASGKGGPGERRDGVNASVSSDVQSVFKGKTYNQLQALYQGIESKIRAGGPNLDIGYWESLLQQLKAYMARARLRERHQDVLRQKLYKLKQEQGVESEPLFPIIKREPASPSDSPLFSLPCRLDPEESLEAQPGPSSEPEAEQDTEAKGEAEGEAVLMEEDLIQQSLDDYDAGKYSPRLLGPNELPFDAHVLEAEEDTHRLLLLRQQLQVTGDASESTDDIFFRKAKEGMGADEAQFSVEMPLTGKAYLWADKYRPRKPRFFNRVHTGFEWNKYNQTHYDFDNPPPKIVQGYKFNIFYPDLIDKRSTPEYFLEACQDNKDFAILRFHAGPPYEDIAFKIVNREWEYSHRHGFRCQFANGIFQLWFHFKRYRYRR; translated from the exons ATGGGCTCCGGGTcgcgcagcccggcccggggcggCCGCgcggaccgggaccgggaccggga GCGCTCGCGGTCCGGGAGCCACGGGCGGCGACACCGCAGCCGGAGCAAGAGCCGGAGCCGGAGCCGCAGTCGGAGTCGGGGCCGAGGCCGGGAGCCGAGCTCTGG CTCGGACTCCGGCGATGAGaggcagaaatggaaaaagaagaaaagaagccGTAGCCGGGACCGGCACCGTAAGGAGCGGCGGAAACAGCGCTCACggtcccggggctgctcctccgGCTCCAGCCCGGAGCGCGGGCGGGACAGGGCAGCGCGGAGCCGGGAGCGGCGCCGCAGGAGGGACGGATCCAGGTCCTCCGTGTCCTCCGTCAGCTCCCCGtccccgccgcggccccgcggccgggaggagccggggcagcagctgagcctgCAGGAGCGGCTGAGGCTGagggaggagaagaagaaacaGGCGGCTCTGATGAAGGCCCTGGAGACGCCCGAGGAGAAGCGGGCACGGAGGCTGGCCAAGAAGGAGgccaaggagaggaagaagcGGGAGAAGATGGGCTGGGGTGAGGAGTACATGGGCTACACCAACACCGACAATCCCTTTGGGGACAACAACCTCCTGGGCACATTCATCTGGAGCAAg gcactggaaaagaaagggaTCAGCCATCTGGACGAGAAGGACCtgaaggagaggaacaagcgAATCCAGGAGGACAATcgcctggagctgcagaag gtgaagcagctgcGCCTGGAGCGGGAACGGGAAAAAGCCatgagggagcaggagctggagatgCTGCAGCGGGAGAAGGAGGCAGAGCACTTCAAAacctgggaagagcaggaggaCAACTTCCACTTGCAGCAGGCTAAGCTGCG GTCTAAGATCCGGATTCGGGATGGGAGGGCGAAGCCCATCGATCTTCTGGCCAAGTACATCAGTGCAGAGGATGATGACCTGGCTGTGGAGATGCACGAGCCCTACACCTTCCTCAATGGTTTAACTGTCTCCGACATGGAGGACCTGGTGGAGGACATTCAg GTGTACATGGAGCTGGAGCAAGGAAAGAACGTGGACTTCTGGAGGGACATGACCATCATCACAGAGGATGAGATAGCCAAGCTGCGCAAGCTGGAGGCCTCTGGGAAAGGAGGACCAG GGGAGCGTCGGGATGGCGTCAACGCCTCGGTCAGCTCGGATGTGCAGTCTGTGTTCAAGGGGAAGACGTACAACCAGCTGCAAGCTCTGTACCAGGGCATCGAGAGCAAGATCCGGGCGGGAGGGCCCAACCTGGACATTGGGTACTGGGAgagcctcctgcagcagctgaaggctTACATGGCTCGGGCCAG GTTGCGGGAGCGGCACCAGGACGTGCTGCGTCAGAAGCTGTACAAGCtgaagcaggagcagggtgtggAGAGTGAACCGCTCTTCCCCATCATCAAGCGGGAGCCAGCTTCGCCCAGTGACAG TCCTCTCTTCTCCCTTCCATGCAGGCTGGATCCCGAGGAGAGCCttgaggcacagccagggccatcctcagagccagaggcagagcaggacaCAGAGGCCAAGGGAGAGGCAGAGGGGGAGGCCGTGCTGATGGAGGAGGATCTgatccagcagagcctggatgACTACGATGCGGGCAAGTACAGCCCCCGGCTGCTGGGCCCCAATGAGCTGCCCTTCGACGCCCACGTGCTGGAGGCCGAGGAGGACACGCAccggctgctgctcctgcgccagcagctccaggtgacag GTGACGCCTCCGAGAGCACCGACGACATCTTCTTCCGTAAGGCCAAGGAGGGCATGGGCGCGGACGAGGCGCAGTTCAGCGTGGAGATGCCGCTCACGGGCAAGGCCTATCTGTGGGCTGACAAGTACCGGCCCCGCAAGCCGCGCTTCTTCAACCGCGTGCACACGGGCTTCGAGTGGAACAAGTACAACCAGACCCACTACGACTTCGACAACCCCCCGCCCAAGATCGTGCAGGGCTACAAGTTCAACATCTTCTACCCCGACCTCATTGACAAGCGCTCGACGCCCGAGTACTTCCTGGAGGCCTGCCAGGACAACAAGGACTTTGCCATCCTGCGCTTCCATGCCGGACCACCCTACGAGGACATCGCCTTCAAGATCGTCAACAGGGAGTGGGAGTATTCCCACCGCCACGGCTTCCGCTGCCAGTTTGCCAATGGCATCTTCCAGCTCTGGTTCCACTTCAAGCGGTACCGGTACCGCCGGTGA